A stretch of Lathyrus oleraceus cultivar Zhongwan6 chromosome 6, CAAS_Psat_ZW6_1.0, whole genome shotgun sequence DNA encodes these proteins:
- the LOC127096938 gene encoding uncharacterized protein LOC127096938, with translation MGLTNFVLTVAGVSAVVLLLRSDVKQSASIFKRNVKQIRHWLEEETANSSKKMEQTKRELESKVHPQDTHKDDKH, from the exons ATGGGTCTGACGAATTTCGTACTGACGGTGGCCGGCGTAAGCGCCGTCGTTCTTCTTCTAAGGAGTGACGTGAAGCAATCTGCGTCGATTTTCAAACGCAACGTCAAACAAATTCGCCACTGGCTAGAAGAAGAAACCGCCAATTCTTCAAA GAAAATGGAGCAGACTAAAAGGGAACTTGAATCAAAGGTCCATCCGCAAGACACTCATAAGGACGATAAGCACTAA